The region GCAAATAGAAACCAAAGTTCCTTTCAAATTCCCTCATCCATTTTTCACAACCAAATACACAAAATCATGGTTATTCTCAACAGAAACTGAGGATTCTTCCAACTATTTCATCCCTCCTTCCCTAGGGCTCgtcctcttttttatttttgggcaTGTGTTGCTGTGTATTTTGCAAATCATGAAATCAACTTGTGAAcaacaaattttcaaattgttggtctttacttttgtttctgctcttttctttttaatcctCAAATCTGTATGCAACTGTTTAGAGTAGCTAAATGCTAAAGATGCttaataaacaaattattttcttgaaatatCTCTATGCATTGAGTTCTCTCCATAACGATAATAAACTAATagtaactaaaaataaatcCCTCATGTGTCATGACCCACTATATTTAAACTTGCATATCCTTGTGTCTATATCCATGCTGCATAGACCACCAGCACACTCAAAGAATAACTGAATGAGTGCCAACAGCCATGGAAAAATCATCACAGAGTGAAAATGTAAGCACAGAGAAAGGTAAGCAAAGAAACAAATGGTCACAGAAATATTCACTTCAAAGAGGAGTCATCTCATAGGACCCAAGAAACCCACCATCACACCATCACAGCAACAATATCAAGGTGGCTTTTACTCAAAACACTTAGCATCACAGTAAATACAATCAGAAATTGTCTTAAGCTGAAAATTAAGATTTTCATGGCACCTATTAGAGAATGAATTCAGCTTGAGCAGAACAAATAAGAGCTTTTACTCACCTGCATGACCTCGTCAAGAAGCAAAACATGAGTAAAGGGGTCTCTTTTCTTGGACAAAACCCTCTGTAAATGCCAGATTGCAACTACAATGGAATGCAATTGATCCATACAACTGTTCATCCTTTGCCACAGAGCTTCCTTGGCCTTTGCGCTTCCCCCAAGCTGCGGTGTTCCACTCCTCTGCACACCCCCCGGCCCAAATGCTCCACCTGCAGATATTGCCTTCATATCCAATGCTGAGCTTATACTCTTCACGCCCAATCCTTTGTACTTGCTCACCAGCCCGTCCACAGTTCCTCTCAGCTCCCCCATGTTGTAAAACACTTGCAGGCCAGCCCCAACCTCTGCTTGGTTCAGATCTTCAACTCCCTTCTCCAATACACGCATTCCTTCAGCCCGTAATTTCTGCCCGGTTTCAGTCACCCATTTCAGTTCCGAGTCCACTACATCGATCCCGGACAAATGGTACTCGTTGTGGAGTGAGAGTATCTCGTAATGGAGCTGTGCAGCTTTCGATAAGTCGAGCTTTTCGTGGTCTTGCGTTGCATCCATGAGATCGCGGAGCTTTTTCGAGAGGCGGAGAAAACGAATTGTGGACTGGAGAAGCTGAGTGGTAGAGTGGAGATTGGAGAGCTGGAGAGTCTTGGCGGCAATGACGCGATGCGGATCGGAGAGCTCGGATCGGACTCGTTGGAGCGAAGACTGGAGAGAGGAGACGGAGGAACGGAGAGAGGAAAGAGCGGAGTCCGCCGCGCGAATAGATGAGAGCTGATTGAGCAGATCCTCGTGGCGGGAGAGCACTTCATGTCGGAGCTGGTGGTCAAGTAGCCGGAGACCTTCCTGGAGCTTCTCGATGCGAGACGCAGCGGATCCGGACGACAGAGCCGCAGAGGAGAATCGCGCGGAATCAAAATCCGGCGACAGGAATGCGGAAAATATCTGATCGGACGCGAACGAGTCAAGCGGCGAGGTAATTGGAGGAGAGAGTGAAGCCGGAGAGGTGCCAGTGGTCGGAGTCGGAGCTATGCCGCCGGCAGACGTAGGGTTCGCGACGAGGGATCTATCTCTGATACTGGTGAGACGTTGTAGCGGAGAGGAAGCTGCGGCTGTTGCGGCACTGGAATACGGTGATCTCTGAATCACCGGAGAAGCCATTGTTCACGGCGGATAACGTCGGCGCTATCTATCAGTCCTCGTTACCAGTCTCGGAAAATTGATCGGAAGTAAAATGAAAGaatcatttatttttcattagaCCCTTCTCTGAGgctaaaactttaaaaacttaaaaatatgtGGGCTAttatagaaaaggaaaattacatttttgccctataattatatacatattttaattttgagttaTATGTATTACCATCTTTTAACTCTTAATTTTTGCACAAAGTGGTTATTTTAGTTCTCAAATTACCAAATCAACCACTTTATTGAGTGACTAattgatataaaaaataatcCTCAAGAAACTTAAATCTTAACTTATAACTTAGGAGTTAAAGATGACCAGACAATACATCATTGGACAATCTTAAGTGATTAGAGGTGATGAAGATCTGTTGTGCCAAAATTATACAAGCAAGAGATGAAAACTAGAGGATTGACAAGATACTCGCAATTTGCGTCCTTCAATGATTCTACAGGCGAAATTACCAAGCTATCTTAATAGAAAactcaattgagtaaaaccatcaaaattgaagacctaattaagcacaaaatgTCATTTAggaccagtgttgcaaaaatcccgtctAAGCGACCGACTAGGCCTCATAGGCGCACCGATTAGTCATTGTTCCcttcttttttaaatgtattatttcattaaaaacgacatcgttttgaacgAAATAACactaaattattcaaattatagttgtttttataggttaatatttaatagtttagtattaaatattaaagtattaaatagtttataaaaattatataaatttaaaaaaataaaataaaaaatatacggGCACCTAGGCGCTGATTAATCCCTGTTATGCGCCCCCAGTGTCTGAGAAACGCCtagtaattttttcaattatgtttaaGACGAAATTAAGAGAAGTCACTataatcgatgactaaattaaatattaacttaattaatttatgatttttttttttaagaaggggggaacacccaaaaaaaaaaaaaagattatatgcAATCGTCATCCTCCCGACTGAGAGGAGCTCGCCGATAAAAGCTAGCGCCAATTTGATCCTCATGCATCTTCGTCTTCAGCCCATTCGGGGTTTCCTCCAGCATAACCAAATCACGGTTGATGTTGAGAGATTCTTTAGCCAACACATCAGCAACCTTGTTCTGCTCCCTGCAGACGTGAGTGAATTCGAGATTTTGAACATACTAGTCGCATGAATGCACCTTTGGATGATGTTTCTGTAGTTGCCTCCCAATTTAGTGTTACCTCGCAGAAGATCAATCATAGTATTTGAACCACATTCAATAATGAGCTTTTGGATACCCAAACTATAAGCCAATCGCAACCCCTGGAGCGCGCCCCAAGCCTCCGCCTCCCCTACTGAACAATGGCCAATCTTTGACATAAGACATCCTTTCCAACAACCGTGATGATCACGCAACACACCACCACACCCAGCGACATTGCTAACAGTGGAGCAGCTACCATCGGCGTTGCATTTTTCCACCCTTGCGACGGTTTCTTCCACGAGACAATAGTATCCACTACCTGACTAGCCTGAGTAATCTCCAACTCCTTTTGCTCAAACCAAAAAATCTTCTGACTAAGAGGAGTGGTACGTTCATTGAATATTGCATCATTGCGCCATTCCATAGCCACCATAAACGAACTGCAAACCTCGCCGGCCAACTATTATCAAGCCCCACTCTGCTGTCTCCTCTAATGTTCGCTACCGGCCAAGCTTTCCAACCTAATCGACTGAGGTTAGACATTACCACTAGGCTCATAACAGCACGCCAAATGCTCTGCGATTCTTTGCAGCAGCGAAATATGTGATTACAATCCTCTAGTTGTCCTGCCAAAAAATAACAGCAAATGTTAGATGTGAGATTCTGTTTGGCACATTAACATTAGTCAGGATCCTCCTATGCTTaacaagccaaataaacaaacatattCTATGATAAGTTTAGTTTAACTtaagcaggaaaaaaaaaaaaaaacaaaacaaaacaaattccCACGATATCACGTGACGACATGCCTTCGTAAGCGAATCCATCGTCGTTCCCACTCTCGGTTAAAGTAACGGCCGCAGCCGACGTAACTCAATCCAGTAGGGTAAATTCACCGCCAATTCAAACTCCGTCCCGGCGGCCGCGGCCCAAGTCTAACGGCAACTATGAGTGCGGTTCAGATCTCAAATCCAGGTTCGAACCCGAATATCAAAACGGATCCCAAATCACTCTCGTTCGACGAGGTTTCAAAGCTCTTCTCTCTGCCCCTCTCCGATGCTGCTGATACATTAGGTAACTCCGCTTCTGTATCTCACTAATCTCGTGCCATATATAAGATCTGATAGCGTTTTAATGATGATTAGCTAGGGTTTCGTAACTTTCGTTGGATATATGGTGAATGTGCAAGTGAAATTTTTTAGTCCTTTCTTAGAGCATGCTTCAATGAGGTCCGGCCATATTAGGTCGGACTTGAACCAAATTTCTTCGGAGTAGAAGTAGCGCAGTCCAAAATATTATGCATGATGGTACTGTTGTAGTAATTTTAGCTATGTCTGAACAAATTTTGGCTGCATATATGAGCACTAATCATCCTGCATTGCATCGGATACGTTTCAATACAGTGAAAATAACATGGAATCAATCGGTTTTTGCCAAATTTATTCACTGTTAGGTGTAAGTTTGAGCATTTTCTGGAGTTGTCTCTTGAGTTAAAATTAGGCATAAGTAAGAATGGAGGTTGTGCATCTCACGTAATGCGTTATGTGTTTCATGGAGTTATCTCTTACACGAGATCAGATTTGTATTCTTTCACGAGTCCCGTCTGGTACCTGTTACGTGAACTGATTGACTTCTATTCTACAGGTGTTTGTACTAGTGTGCTCAAGAAAATATGCTATGAGAATGGTCTTGTGAGGTGGCCATATAGAAAGGTATGATGTTGATTATATGGCTTTCAAAACTGTGCCACAATATGCTATGAGAATGGTTCTTAACCATtgccgggggggggggggggggttggctACTagttaaacatatatatttacttgtATATTGATAGTTAAGTACTCGGACCTGCCCTCCTTTGGATGCAACTTTTATTTCAGGAAAAGGTAATCCTGCAATTTGCCTTGTTCTCACTTTGGAATTGTCTGCGAGGTTCAGTTTCTTTCTGGAAAGAGTATTGAGGAAATAAAAAAGGATGCTGCGAAGGAAAAACAGGAACAGCATGCTGAATTGCCAAAACCTGCTGGAGAAAAGCCTAACCTATCAGCAAATTCTACTCCGTCCACATCTAAGTAAGCTAATTAGGTttcaaattttacatttttgggAGGCACACTTCAAGCCCATGGATTTATACATGCTAATTCAGTGTAATTCATATAACATCCTAATGTAGGGTTGCATCAGCCCTTTTTCTCATAGTTGAAATGAgatgttattattttaacaattttagtaCTTGGTTTTCTTTGAACTCGAGATGGATGAGCGGGGATCTCTTAAAGATTGAATAACAGCTGTGCAATATATTTTTGCAGCTTCCTTAGAATTAGgtatattgcatttttttaaattttttttgaaaaaggtatattgcatttttaattaataatctcTTGCATATTGTCTCTCTTATAGAACAGGGAGTCATTTCCTTATAGCTGCTTTTTGTGGGGTTAATGACTGAAATGGGACAAAAAATAGGGGAGTGGACAAAAATAGGGTGATTTTAAAAGCTGGacaaaaaagggaaaagagCATTTGGGACTTGCATTTGAGGTCAGAAACGCAAGTCCCAAATGcggttgttattgttattattatttttttaatcgtTGTCCTTGCGTTTGAAGtataaaatacttcaaaaaCGCAAGTGGAACTTGCGttcatcatttaaaaaaaagaaagaaaagaaaagaaaaaaaaaagagtcgcCTTCTCTGGTCGCAGGAGAAGGAGACCAAAGCTCTTaacgcaagtcccacttgcTTTTGTGGTCAAcgattgaaaaaataataataatgacaaacGCATTTGGGACTTGCGTTCTGACCTCAAACGCAAGTCCCAAATGCTCTTTTCCCATTTTTGTCCAGCTTTTAAAATCGTTCTATTTTTCTCCACTCTCCTATTTTTCGTCCCATTTCAGTCATTAACCCACTTTTTGTGCGTGATAAAGAACTTGTTGGATTAGGTAAATTTATTTTGGGGAGTAGAGCCTTTTAATTTGACTAGCACCAAACCTAATTGAGAAACCTGAGCTTGATAGATGCATAATAATGGAGATAAAGGAAGGCAAATTTGTTGGTAGTATATATAGTTGCCATTGTCATTCCAAATACGCATATTTTCCTTGTCATTATGAATTCTGAAATTGGGAACTGAAAAATCATGTGAACACTTGTACTTAATATGATCTGAATTCCACCAACAGAGGACCTTATGAATTAGCTTCCATCAACTTCTTGTCTGTTTCATTCTGATTTTCAATTCTCACTTTCTATATGCCTTtgattttagtgtttaatactTATTTCATTGTAGAGGCTCCCCATTGCAAAACAAAGGCAGTAGTGCTGGACAGGAAATGCCAAAATCCGCAGCTGCTTCCCAGCAACAAGGAAGCAAGACTGCTCAAACTTTGAGTTCCCAGCATTTGCTAAGTGGTAACTTGCCAAAAGGAACTACAGCTGGTTCTGATGAATTTAAATATGGATTTCCATCAGATGGCTTGTCAGCAATCTCTTATAAATGGTGGGGAAGCAGAAGTACTGATGGTAATGAGGATACCAAAAAAGAAGGCAATGCTGAAGAAAGCAAGCAGCAATCAGCAATGCCCATGGATGAATCTGCAGTTAAGACAGATAAAAGCAATGTAGATTCCTTCGGAGCCGATTCACTCTCTGATTTGCGAGAACAAGCTGCCAAAGAAGGGAAAGAAGCCCTGAAGCTCGGAGTCTATCGGGAACACAGCCTATTCAAGCTTGATTTGACAAAGAGAAAGGTGCTTCTTCAAGTATTTAAATCAGCATATCCTCCACAGTGGGAACAGGAGTAACTTCAAATACCTTTGTGCTAACAGTCATGTAGTATGGACCTGAACCTCTGCTCATTTCTTCTTCATATGATACAAAATGAAGGGTGAACTTGATGTTGTTTTTGTATTGCTTAGTAGAGCTCTGGTGACTGTAAATAGTGGAAAATAGGCTTCATTAGACATTCTTCTTGCAAATTTTTTGTTGTGTACTAATCAAAGGTATTTTGGATTTCTAGTGAGATATTTGAGCTTTatttaagtttaaaatatttgCATTAAATATTTACGTTAACCAATAGTTACTTAGTTCTATTActataataaacattttttcatattttcaaatgGATGAGGATAAGAGGAAAGAGATGTTGATGGAGTATAGGATAAAACATCACACCCCAACAAGAAGCTTCCTGCAAGCCTGAATCTGGGGCTTCTTCTTCAGGTATGCAGCACTTTCTTTCTCGTtccttgcttgttctgctttTGATTCCATTTGACAGGTGATCCTTCTGATTCTGGTGGACAAAAGCAATGCCAATTCGTTTGGAGCCGGTTTACTCTTTGATTTGAGAAAACGAGCTGCCAAAGAAGGGAAAGACCCGAGGCTTGGAGTCTATCATCAACACAGTCTATTCAAGCTAGATTCAACAGAAAGAAAGCACTTCTTCAGGTATTTAAATCACCATATCCAAATATGTGGAGACATGAGTAACTCAAATCCTTTTTGCTTACAAATATGTTGTTAGCTGGTCTGGAAACTCTGTCAGTAATTTGTTGagtgaattttaatttgttgttattaGGAATCAATTTCAACAAGGATTGTGctatttttactcattttttataaattgcCATGTCAAAATCctaaattgttatttttgaaatataaaaataacgagttaaagattattatttgtttcaaattcaCAAAGCATGATGttgataaaaatcataaaatgttTAGCTCTTAGgccttgtttggttattggcatATTTGACCATATTTAGTGTTTTGACTGAGTCAAAACATCGTGTTTTACTCGAAATCGCTAAAACTGCAAACATTATTTTGGGGTTTAGTGTTTTGGTTAGACTTGCAAATTTGCAACACGACCGTTAACATCACACGGAATCAAAGATTACAACAATGCTTGTGGCCTGAGTTGGGATTACAAGGCGAATTTTGTCAAAGTgcactttttaaataatgactgaattttttcaaaaaataaaatattataacatttTTAAACGAATTTTTTATACAACAAAAGTTGTAAAAGCttgcttctttttctctttttctttatttaaattgcAAGGAATGTTACGTTGTCCAGTTGTATATTATTGATTGGGATTAGGATTTGATCTCAGCTGATTCTTGtcaattgttttttaaaataataatgtattaattcttCATGggataattaataattgaaaaaagaaaaaaaaggaaaaaattagaTTGGCTACTTGCAAAAGCTGCTGCTTGCTGCTGCCAattctttttaattcttttttttgctAATCCTAGTATAAAGATATTCCCACGTGCCATACATGTGGTGCACGTGCAAGGTTTTGTTACTATGCAATATAAGGTTTTAAAACATAGATCACATTCCCATGTGAGATTCTCTTAGTTAACGGCCAAGATTGATTTTATCCACTTAAGCCAACTAGTCACCCTCTATATTATTCcgtaatgatatttttatttttgattctttacttaaaaaaattaatcttattcgattcaaatattttggaccaaatatatatggttattttaaaacaaattaaacataaataaaaactaaaatatttaacCTTTATGTGTGTATTTAAGgttaaatttactttttttttgtgactAGAGAAACTCACCGTCACTATTACTTGATGGTGTGTATTGGGTAAACTATAATGTTGTGTAATAGTCTGCAAACTATACATAATAAGTAAATTATACCATTAAGACCCTATGTAATAAACTCAATTAAGAGagtattgataaaaattgaagtCATAACTTTACAGTACGAGAATCATATTTCAACAACTCGACCTATTTAACGACCAGGTTAAATTTACTTGTTATATGATTAGGCACatcaatttagttaattaatCTTGTCGAAATTTTGGGAAGATAGAAAAGGATTTGTAGGAGCCATACTTTAATGAAAAGTCTATTGTCCAAAATCAATGACTTTTTCGGTTTTCCCCCACCATTAGAGGGGGCTTTAGGATAATTTGTTGACTACGCAAGTCCCTCCATCCACGATTGgactttttctttcattttttaattaatatatttgaaatctcaacttttttttttgttgtttttttcttaatacataataatggaaaaataataataaataatacgaGATTGCATAAATTTAGAACGCGTAATATATGTGTAAAGTAAAATAACAACTTGACTCTATCTTATATAGTATACAATGTAAGCAAATTAAGTTGTTCGGAGCCCAAATGTGATGTCATTCAATCAATGCACACATTTACTTCTTTGTGGATATGCTCAATTGAACATATCCACTTAAGCTAGGCAAAGCCGCCTTATCACCGGAGAGCGAGGGGGAGGAGAGGAGggaataaatattaattaaataaaatctctaaaaatgattcttcaaaaaaaaatctctaaaaatgaaaattgaagtGGTGATTATAATTTTATGTGTAGATGAGTATTATAGAGTTACTAAACAATACGTCAATGGAATACAAAGATTATAATTTCAATAACAATTTGCTTTGATATTAACATAAAGTCCAAGGGAAATAACTAAACTAACTCATTAGGTTTTGACATGCACGGAAGTAAAATATATAGCATATGATGACATTATAAGATATGGGTATTTGTATGATAAGTATAATATATGAAGAGTATAATTTATGTGGAATCAAATGATGTGAtaagttcaagtgaaaattccCTAGGTATAAAATGAGCTCAAACAGTTCTAATATGATGGGATGTGATTAGTGATTGGTGgaaattcatatttataataaCATAGTAGGGAACACAAGTTACGCAACGCTTGAATCTCCCTACAAGTCTAATATGATAGGATGTGGTTAGTGACTTCTAGTGACATGTGTATATATTGATGTAATGTCAGGAGCAGTGGCAAtgaaattgacatatttgtctACAATGCAAGTGATGCAACTTCTCAACCACATATGTCGGGAAATatcaaaacataaattaatataatagacTTACTGTATAACCtcatcaatttcattttaaaatctCATTGTATTAGTTTTTAGAAAAAAGTTTGagtataataacaataataataataataattcacatCTAAAAGGATTTTGATATTTGAAACGAAACGAATGggaaaaaatgattttattttatttgattacctTAAAGCTAGAGAGACAACAACGTTAATATAATAGACTTCATTATTCCCAAAACCATGAAATTCAATTATGAGCACAAAATATCATAGGCTGTGGCAGTCCAATGAGGTCATGCTACCACCTTTCTCCTTTTAATGACTCCAAAATTTGAGCTGTATTTAAGCGTGGCATCTTGGCATGCggacaaaaaattatttttcccaTTTCTAGACACAagaattgattaattaacttgaaaTAAGTTCATTAATTAACTTGAAATAAGTTCACAAATTTTGCTATTAAGAAccaaaaagtataaaattataaatttgtattgcATCTACTAAGACTTAAACTCACAACCTCTCATATAAAAATGCAACTTGATGTCACTAGACCATaaaattttaacacatattataaatatttaatttatttacaaatacgTATTCTATTAACTAAAGATACATCATTGGAATCAATGTCTACAATGCACATGGTAAACCCtgatctataatataatttgcgtcATTTCAGACATAATTCATTATTAATCTCATTTACCAGTCTCTACATTTTAAGTTTGAGAGATCTAGGATGTTAATTTTagagttcaaattaaaaaaaaatattgagagatctaaaattcaaaaaattgattAGAGGTGATGAATACTATTTGTCTGCAGAACATATAGACAAGGGTGGAACTAAAGACTAATTAGATGACTTGCGATTTACTTCCTCCAATATTTTTGAACATAAATTTTGAAGGCTTAGAATTAACGTATAAAAAGAACTTTTtgaaaaacccaaaaaaaaaaaaagtaaatacttGAAAGCTGTCAAGCACTAAATAACTGCCCACCCTATGTTTCTCGAGCACAGTGATGCCAACCATGCCTTTTGTGCTTCTATTAAATGCCCAATTTCTctgactttttattttattttattttattttttgcgtTTTTCAATTTCTCATACTGCTGAGCAGCTGAGGTCAGTGGTCACAGAATTCTGCAACATACAACTCATACAAAAACTCCCTgactttaaattaaaatataataaaattatttatttattaatatccTAGGAATacaatatttgtattattttttttgaaaaccaatatttgtattattaaacTACTAATTATTACTCAACAAatttgtggtctaatggcataTGGTGATTTTTTCACATGAGAGGTCATTAGTTATTGacatgaacagatattacatacTAACAGAGTctgtagtactcaaaaattcaacaaattatttCATCTCGtactaaaagagaaaaaaaaataagtatgtTTTCGACAAATTATTTCATCTCGTACTATAAATGGAAAACAATAAGCATATTCCAAAAGAATACATTTGCCATTATCACCCACACAAATCTACAACCAtcaattaatacggagtaattgagTAAATAGTACAATTGGAACACATGTATTACAGTttagaaatttagaaaaataatatttttctttattttgggTAATGAGAGAAATTAGCAGTCATTATTTTATGACGTACACTAAGTAACTTCACTATTGTATAATAGCATGCAAACGCGCTTACGTACAAATCAATCCACTCATGTGTAATAGCCCAAACAAATCCCGACCATGTTCACTGCACTAAGAAGATCTTATCCGATAAACTTGACCGATACGATATTAGCAAAGATTAGACGCATACCATTTGCCTACGTTAGTCATGGCCCACCAACGTCCCTCGATCAAAGGCCATCGCAAAGGTCATCCCTGTGTAATTTGTCTCTCTTGTATAGTTTGTGGGCTATTACATAAGAGCGATATTTATCTCATGCATATCATTGGATAGTGACAACAGATTTCTATCGccaccaaaaaaaatgaaaaaaaaaatagcatcaCTCTacaatttaatactaaaataatagtaaagTTCTTCTAATTTGGATGCATTAACTGAAATGTACAAtgttaattatgattttttttttgtatataataataataataatatatgaagttatgaatACAGtaaaatatagtttttttttaaatacagtAAAATATagttaaatgaataataattactattgcttacagtttaaatatttaatatttaaattatttataaattgtcAAAATTCATGACATCTAATAGTGTGATATGCAATATATGATAATTACTTTTgaattagttaattatattcGGTAAGTATTGCTAATTAGTGAAAACTATATGCTTGAATGATAATATGACCATAAATAATTAACTTCGGttcaagtaattttttttttttgaatactactgactctattagattgtagtatttgttcataactactttctcaacctattgaagcacaagaatcagtattgctGATACTAAGGTTCGAACCCActacctcccatataaagggaaggatttgatgccactggaccacaagatccTTGGCCTCCGGTTCAAGTAATTAGTCATGTCATAATTATATAGTGGCAATACAAGTAATAATTACAGATTTGATATTTAATATCcgacaaaatttgaaaaatatataatatttttagcaCAACAAGCACAAAAGATATAGACATAATTAAATGATAGTAGTCTTGAGACACAATTGTCAATTTTGTTTTGCTAGTAGTCGCATGGAAGGAGATACACATTTGGTCGTATTGTAAGTATAACCCACCGGCGACATTTCAGACAACAAAGTAACCGGTGAATAGTCGTGGGTCGCTTTTGAAGAATGAAGTAAGAGACCAATGTCGCCTTCTCCACTGGATTGTCTTTTCTAGAAGAAGGCGGCCACCGGGTCGCCTTTTCCGTAC is a window of Ipomoea triloba cultivar NCNSP0323 chromosome 11, ASM357664v1 DNA encoding:
- the LOC115995608 gene encoding protein RKD2 codes for the protein MSAVQISNPGSNPNIKTDPKSLSFDEVSKLFSLPLSDAADTLGVCTSVLKKICYENGLVRWPYRKFLSGKSIEEIKKDAAKEKQEQHAELPKPAGEKPNLSANSTPSTSKGSPLQNKGSSAGQEMPKSAAASQQQGSKTAQTLSSQHLLSGNLPKGTTAGSDEFKYGFPSDGLSAISYKWWGSRSTDGNEDTKKEGNAEESKQQSAMPMDESAVKTDKSNVDSFGADSLSDLREQAAKEGKEALKLGVYREHSLFKLDLTKRKVLLQVFKSAYPPQWEQE